From the Nerophis ophidion isolate RoL-2023_Sa linkage group LG18, RoL_Noph_v1.0, whole genome shotgun sequence genome, one window contains:
- the LOC133537094 gene encoding sprouty-related, EVH1 domain-containing protein 3-like has product MMMMCGLCQSHTGSESSSNSRKEMLPKPITIVTSESSTTCFVRTEEFSFGSGGTMQTPAQIHTRPGQQMTTPLNPLAPLPPAPPSPPASSPLSPLSPTISLLEEGDLRSVDPCKDLWGSRGYEDYRRAGASRTMVGGLTGGVVVESGGSHQDKTELCVVRFEKEAGTAGCEVTVSLDSKAAQRLSSSSPTCMSIPNAVSGVSSGAGSPQETGKGSPSPCCIHTSLATPRSRTRKRGGGDPGAISPDDDSPCPQASSSCSSRCVYCRSVFSASENGRGRCRDAPDPALHCLRQWTCVWCAESLLYHCMSDSEGEFWEPCSCDDSLGGHPHPLCCARWLALVALSLFVPCMCCYLPLRACLRCGERCGCCGGKHKAVR; this is encoded by the exons ATGATGATGATGTGCGGCCTCTGCCAGTCCCATACAGGAAGTGAGTCCTCGTCCAATAGCAGGAAGGAGATGCTCCCCAAACCCATCACCATAGTGACCAGCGAGTCATCCACCACCTGCTTCGTGCGGACCGAGGAGTTCAGTTTCGGATCCGGCGGAACCATGCAGACGCCTGCTCAG ATCCACACCAGGCCGGGACAGCAAATGACCACTCCATTAAATCCCCTGGCTCCGCTGCCGCCTGCTCCACCCTCCCCTCCGGCCTCGTCGCCTCTGTCCCCCCTCTCGCCTACCATCTCGCTGCTGGAGGAGGGGGACCTGCGCAGCGTGGATCCCTGCAAGGACCTGTGGGGGTCCAGAGGGTACGAGGACTACCGGCGAGCCGGAGCCTCCAGGACTATGGTCGGGGGGCTGACCGGGGGCGTGGTGGTAGAGAGCGGGGGGAGTCATCAGGACAAGACGGAGTTGTGCGTGGTCCGCTTCGAGAAGGAAGCGGGGACGGCGGGCTGCGAGGTGACCGTGAGTTTGGACAGCAAGGCCGCCCAGCGTCTGTCCTCCTCCTCGCCCACCTGCATGTCCATCCCCAACGCTGTGTCCGGCGTGTCCTCAGGGGCCGGCTCCCCCCAGGAGACCGGCAAAGGCTCCCCTTCGCCCTGCTGCATACACACCTCCTTGGCAACGCCTCGGTCGCGGACTCGTAAGAGGGGAGGAGGAGACCCCGGGGCCATCTCTCCCGACGACGACAGCCCGTGTCCACAGGCGTCGTCGTCGTGCTCGTCCCGCTGCGTGTACTGCCGCTCCGTGTTCAGCGCCTCGGAAAACGGGCGGGGCCGCTGCAGGGACGCCCCGGACCCGGCCCTGCACTGCCTGCGCCAGTGGACATGCGTGTGGTGCGCAGAGAGCCTGCTCTACCACTGCATGTCGGACTCCGAGGGGGAGTTCTGGGAGCCGTGCTCGTGCGATGACTCCCTGGGGGGCCACCCGCACCCCCTCTGCTGCGCCCGCTGGTTGGCCCTCGTGGCCCTGTCGCTCTTCGTGCCCTGCATGTGCTGCTACCTGCCTCTGCGCGCCTGCCTGCGCTGCGGCGAGAGGTGTGGCTGCTGCGGGGGAAAGCACAAGGCGGTCCGGTGA